A region of the Geomonas subterranea genome:
GCTCTGCCCTCGCGTCCCATCCCCTCTCCCCCGCTCCATCCCCTCTCCCTCTGGGAGAGGGCTAGGGTGAGGGTATCCTACATCCGGTCGATGAAAACCTTGATGAGATCGATAGGGACCGGGAAAATGGTCGTTGAATTCTTCTCCGCCGCGATCTCGGTCAGCGTCTGCAGGTAGCGCAGCTGCAGTGACATCGGTTCGTCCCCCATCACCTTTGCCGCCTGGGCCAGCTTCTCGGAAGCCTGCAGTTCGCCTTCTGCGTGGATAACCTTAGCGCGCCGCTCGCGTTCCGCCTCCGCCTGCCTGGCTATCGCACGCTGCATCTCCTGCGGCAGGTCGATGTTCTTGACCTCGACCGTCGACACCTTCACCCCCCAGGGCTCCGTCTGCCGGTCCAGGATCTCCTGGAGTTCCTTGTTGATCTTTTCACGGTTGGCAAGGAGCTCGTCGAGATCCACCTGGCCCAGCACGCTCCTCAGTGTGGTCTGGGAGAGCTGGCTGGTCGCATAGAGGTAGTTCTCCATCTCGACCACGGCCCGTACCGCGTCGACCACGCGGAAGTAGACGACCGCCGAGACCTTGACGGTAACGTTGTCGTGTGTGATCACGTCCTGGGACGGCACGTCCATGGCAACGATGCGCAGCGAGACCCGCACCAGCCGGTCGATGCCCGGGATGATGAGCACAAGCCCTGGACCACGCACCTTCTTGACCCGGCCGAGGCGGAACAACACCCCTCGCTCATACTCGGGGAGGATACGGATGGCATTAGCCAGGAAAGCGACCACGAGGAACAGGACGAACAGGACCGGAAACAGGTTCACGACATTCATGATTC
Encoded here:
- a CDS encoding slipin family protein; translated protein: MNVVNLFPVLFVLFLVVAFLANAIRILPEYERGVLFRLGRVKKVRGPGLVLIIPGIDRLVRVSLRIVAMDVPSQDVITHDNVTVKVSAVVYFRVVDAVRAVVEMENYLYATSQLSQTTLRSVLGQVDLDELLANREKINKELQEILDRQTEPWGVKVSTVEVKNIDLPQEMQRAIARQAEAERERRAKVIHAEGELQASEKLAQAAKVMGDEPMSLQLRYLQTLTEIAAEKNSTTIFPVPIDLIKVFIDRM